One Phoenix dactylifera cultivar Barhee BC4 chromosome 8, palm_55x_up_171113_PBpolish2nd_filt_p, whole genome shotgun sequence genomic window carries:
- the LOC103715266 gene encoding uncharacterized protein LOC103715266 isoform X3: MLLKKYPELKHSKVYIYERTSFGKSGRKYMPYPKVDSFLKICQILGLTSIDLFSPSDVVEKRDVRRVCMCIRSLSKKARLKNLRVPDFDIVTYTIVMPTDLVGGIRRNLEQAQCSSSSSSGYSPCIDLREIYRQRNPSGNHAQHHDSNSESDEAESCFTEVEFQSPRSNASYDAAALFNIIGGNCPEGNSVDDENLSQMHMDFSMDSQECREDEQKCRLHEEIMLTELVDLPHACVRRNDSHDFIDTLYCKSFLFHSECQTYQGSRTYFAQMGDIKYPNCQKSGDEIHSAKINCFQTYPSCFEDSTSGSDKKLNVSGEEAYEGYVGSALRNINDKTLFSKCTISNTCTDLDNEKEDFAKASAGGQGEIVSDAPGEDNVRSDCSVRYEDTINDCYNCALESHDRKPRSSDIIEFLDGEYDPTPRGCISVSGNEELKHDGNFVDRKTSPADFISHQASFSDLNVYSMDSSDFLNSDSLVLGGSVGMDTDNLDSNCRGIKCKDKRKPFEEDLDSEILSTAEAQAPSENAVTEDKLNKYDCTTTSWHDRERNEDKDLLTPKSCCLRAKTAGIKRTSLNGIKLPPIPYSSKPVDFLRCDTKESQPCFKTEDENSAGSLSSNADEQDFCVGNVRQLCSQYHNPPHADSAYKSDEWVIPSHSDILSDSGITQGKNNSATGTIMSDGCSKAESEDILSQNVWTAHSGTSGVAMCLVPGNRDVSTSDSEMDAIEQPDDSTAHKEDTTYGHSMSCPKHKSVTNFNFHGVKSQLIAGNFNTANEGGLKNSLIEQNDSSCFHPCEACQDPVVETKQHLPEKQCAENSLNCYTQGGSISDFSTKCSLQLIETENDDECCTSSSEVEDSCVRWMKPLSNSCQVSCQQQILSVEEMTIRHLHSSMPNDMLSICDFDSSCQQQIQQTVLDASDNTYLPVGNDIMQRKASGSLGIYCKDRNEFNGSETGGTEVTENSKAPCTRYPNELDGSEFVDTHNAGPGSPDQGGDCEMVSMYESASYDSIAYNGNGKQVQDNILQTEENLPFSAPGCAVEGEENNCVEQISEGTKESEEELVTPLDSSGKRDGTTGEMQRPGKIMLKSVAGGITLVGSLFLLLHLSRRKRDKEKNSTAVVPLQTQKAGMEGSTQKKVEIGKSDALYPGERLKF, translated from the exons ATGCTCTTGAAAAAGTATCCAGAGCTGAAGCATTCGAAAGTTTATATATATGAACGAACTTCTTTTGGCAAAAGTGGTAGGAAGTACATGCCTTATCCAAAGGTTGACTCATTTTTGAAG ATCTGCCAGATCCTGGGGTTAACTAGCATTGATTTGTTCTCCCCATCTGATGTTGTTGAGAAAAGAGATGTTCGCAGAGTCTGTATGTGTATAcgttctctctctaagaaagccAGGTTGAAAAACTTAAGA GTTCCAGATTTTGATATCGTCACATATACAATAGTCATGCCCACCGATCTGGTTGGTGGTATCCGCAGAAacttggaacaagcacaatgtagCTCATCAAGTTCCAGCGGATATAGTCCTTGCATTGATTTAAGGGAAATATACCGACAG AGGAATCCCAGTGGTAACCATGCTCAGCACCATGACTCAAATTCCGAGTCAGATGAAGCAGAAAGTTGTTTTACTGAAGTAGAATTTCAGAGTCCACGGTCAAATGCTTCATATGATGCTGCTGCCCTGTTCAACATCATTGGAGGGAATTGCCCTGAAGGAAACTCAGTTGATGATGAAAATTTATCTCAAATGCATATGGACTTTAGCATGGATAGCCAGGAGTGTCGTGAAGATGAGCAAAAGTGTAGGCTTCATGAAGAAATTATGTTAACTGAATTAGTAGATTTGCCTCATGCATGTGTTAGAAGAAATGACAGCCATGATTTCATAGATACACTTTACTGTAAGTCATTCTTGTTCCATAGCGAATGTCAAACTTATCAAGGTTCAAGGACCTATTTTGCTCAAATGGGAGACATAAAATATCCAAACTGCCAGAAATCTGGTGACGAGATTCACAGTGCTAAAATCAACTGTTTCCAAACTTATCCTTCATGCTTTGAGGATTCTACATCTGGATCAGATAAGAAACTTAATGTCAGCGGGGAAGAAGCTTATGAAGGGTATGTCGGCTCAGCTCTGAGGAATATAAATGATAAAACTCTCTTTTCGAAATGCACAATCTCCAATACTTGTACAGATCTTGACAATGAAAAAGAAGATTTTGCCAAGGCATCTGCAGGTGGTCAGGGTGAAATTGTAAGTGATGCCCCAGGAGAGGATAATGTACGATCTGATTGCTCGGTTCGGTATGAGGACACCATCAATGATTGTTATAATTGTGCACTTGAATCTCATGATAGGAAGCCTAGAAGTAGTGACATCATAGAGTTTTTAGATGGAGAATATGATCCAACTCCCAGAGGATGTATTAGTGTTTCTGGAAATGAGGAACTTAAACATGACGGAAATTTTGTCGACAGGAAGACTTCACCAGCAGACTTTATCAGTCATCAAGCAAGTTTTTCGGACTTAAATGTCTACAGCATGGACAGTTCTGACTTTCTTAATTCTGATTCACTGGTACTAGGTGGCTCAGTCGGTATGGACACGGATAATTTAGATTCAAATTGTAGAGGCATTAAATGCAAGGATAAAAGGAAACCCTTTGAGGAGGACCTGGATTCTGAAATACTGTCTACAGCTGAAGCTCAGGCTCCTTCAGAAAATGCTGTCACTGAAGACAAATTAAACAAGTACGATTGTACCACTACCAGTTGGCATGACAGAGAGAGAAATGAGGACAAGGATTTGTTGACACCCAAAAGCTGCTGTTTAAGGGCCAAAACTGCAGGTATCAAAAGAACCTCTTTGAATGGGATAAAGTTGCCGCCCATTCCTTATTCTAGTAAACCTGTTGATTTTCTTAGATGTGATACTAAAGAATCACAGCCTTGCTTCAAAACTGAGGATGAAAATTCTGCTGGATCTTTATCATCAAATGCAGACGAGCAGGATTTTTGTGTGGGAAATGTAAGGCAATTATGCAGCCAATATCATAACCCACCTCATGCAGATTCAGCTTACAAAAGTGATGAATGGGTTATACCTTCCCATTCTGATATCCTCTCTGATTCAGGGATCACACAGGGTAAAAACAATAGTGCCACTGGCACAATCATGTCAGATGGATGCTCCAAGGCTGAATCAGAAGATATTCTCTCACAAAATGTATGGACTGCCCATAGTGGAACTTCAGGAGTAGCAATGTGCCTAGTACCAGGCAATAGAGACGTTTCCACCTCTGATAGTGAGATGGATGCAATTGAACAGCCAGATGATTCAACAGCACATAAAGAAGATACCACTTACGGCCATTCCATGAGTTGTCCAAAGCATAAATCTGTGACCAATTTCAACTTTCATGGTGTCAAAAGCCAATTAATTGCTGGGAACTTTAACACTGCAAATGAAGGTGGATTGAAAAATAGCTTAATTGAACAGAACGACAGTTCCTGTTTTCATCCATGTGAAGCATGCCAAGATCCGGTGGTAGAGACTAAACAACACTTACCTGAGAAACAATGTGCAGAAAATAGTCTGAATTGCTATACTCAGGGTGGAAGCATCTCAGACTTTTCCACCAAATGCAGCTTACAATTGATTGAAACAGAGAATGATGACGAGTGTTGCACGAGCTCTTCCGAAGTAGAAGATTCATGTGTTCGCTGGATGAAACCTTTGTCAAACAGCTGTCAGGTATCTTGCCAGCAGCAGATTctttcagtagaggaaatgacCATTAGGCATTTGCATTCATCAATGCCAAATGACATGTTATCAATTTGTGATTTCGATTCATCATGTCAGCAGCAGATTCAGCAAACTGTTCTTGATGCGTCAGACAACACATACTTGCCAGTGGGAAATGATATCATGCAGAGAAAAGCATCAGGTAGCCTGGGGATATATTGTAAGGACAGAAACGAATTTAATGGGTCGGAAACAGGAGGGACTGAAGTTACTGAAAATTCCAAAGCACCCTGCACCCGTTACCCAAATGAACTTGATGGCTCAGAATTTGTGGATACCCATAATGCAGGTCCTGGATCACCAGATCAAGGTGGGGATTGTGAAATGGTGTCTATGTACGAATCTGCAAGTTATGACAGCATTGCCTACAATGGCAATGGTAAGCAGGTTCAGGACAACATTTTGCAGACTGAGGAAAACCTGCCCTTCTCAGCTCCAGGATGTGCAGTGGAAGGGGAAGAGAATAATTGCGTAGAGCAAATTTCCGAG GGTACAAAAGAAAGTGAAGAGGAATTGGTGACACCACTTGATTCAAGTGGGAAAAGAGATGGAACGACAGGCGAGATGCAGAGGCCAGGCAAGATAATGTTGAAATCAGTTGCTGGAGGAATTACGCTAGTTGGTTCACTGTTTCTTTTACTACACCTCAG caggagaaagagagataaagagaaAAATAGTACAGCAGTTGTGCCATTACAGACTCAAAAAGCAGGCATGGAGGGTTCCACACAAAAGAAAGTAGAGATAGGTAAATCTGATGCACTGTATCCTGGAGAGAGGCTGAAGTTTTAA